A window from Myripristis murdjan chromosome 11, fMyrMur1.1, whole genome shotgun sequence encodes these proteins:
- the cap1 gene encoding adenylyl cyclase-associated protein 1: MAELSSLVQRLETAVSRLEAVSGTGGPAGGAVSAYVEAYDDIISGPVAQYISLSQNIGGDVKKHADLMKEAFTCQRQLLVIASSHQKPPDEVLTGLLQPVSKLINQVQAFREQNRSSTFFNHLSAVSESVPAFGWVAMAPKPCPYVKEMQDAAMFYTNRVLKDYKDKDKAHVDWVKAYQSIWTKMQDYIKEHHTTGLAWSKTGPIASASASASAPAPVGGCPPPPPPGPPPPPMDFSSGGGGDSDAGASRNALFASINKGSDITKGLKHVSDDQKTHKNPSLRGQAAPVRTGPKPFSSASPRPAASATPTRTLPPVLELDGKKWKVENQEGAQGLVISDTELKQVVYAFKCNNSMLQVKGKINSITLDNCKKMSLVFDDVVGIVEVINCRDVKVQVMGKIPTISINKTDGCHVYLSKDSLSCEIISAKSSEMNILVPQKDGEFSEIPVPEQFKTVWDGKKLVTTATEIAG, translated from the exons ATGGCAGAGTTGTCGAGTCTGGTGCAGCGGCTGGAGACGGCGGTGAGTCGCCTGGAGGCTGTGTCGGGCACTGGAGGCCCTGCTGGTGGAG CTGTGTCAGCGTACGTCGAGGCCTATGATGACATTATCAGCGGACCAGTGGCTCAGTATATCTCCCTCAGCCAGAACATAGGGGGCGATGTCAAGAAACAT GCGGACCTGATGAAGGAGGCGTTCACCTGTCAGAGACAGCTGCTCGTCATAGCCTCCTCCCACCAGAAGCCCCCAGAT GAAGTTTTGACAGGTCTCCTGCAGCCGGTTTCCAAACTGATCAATCAGGTGCAGGCGTTTCGCGAGCAGAACCGCTCCTCAACGTTCTTCAACCACCTCTCCGCCGTCAGCGAGAGCGTGCCTGCTTTCGGATGGGTCGCCATG GCTCCTAAGCCTTGCCCCTATGTGAAAGAAATGCAGGACGCTGCCATGTTCTACACCAACCGTGTGCTCAAGGACTACAAGGATAA GGACAAGGCGCACGTGGACTGGGTGAAGGCCTATCAGTCCATCTGGACCAAGATGCAGGACTACATCAAAGAGCACCACACCACCGGACTGGCCTGGAGCAAGACT GGTCCCatagcctcagcctcagcctctgcctctgcaCCGGCCCCAGTTGGCgggtgcccccctccccctccacctggACCTCCACCCCCGCCCATGGACTTCAGCTCGGGCGGTGGCGGCGACAGCGACGCCGGTGCCTCTCGGAACGCTTTGTTCGCCTCCATCAACAAGGGGTCCGACATCACCAAGG GCCTGAAGCACGTGTCCGACGACCAGAAGACCCACAAGAACCCCTCCCTGAGGGGGCAGGCGGCTCCAGTGCGCACCGGACCAAAACCCTTCTCCTCCGCTTCCCCCAGACCCGCCGCCTCTGCCACCCCCACCCGCACACTGCCCCCCGTGTTGGAGCTGGACGGCAAGAAGTGGAAAGTG GAGAACCAAGAGGGAGCACAGGGCCTGGTGATCAGCGACACGGAGCTGAAGCAGGTGGTTTACGCTTTCAAGTGCAACAACAGTATGCTGCAGGTCAAGGGAAAGATCAACTCCATCACTCTAG ACAACTGTAAGAAAATGAGCCTGGTGTTTGATGATGTGGTGGGCATCGTAGAGGTGATTAACTGCAGAGACGTCAAGGTTCAG GTCATGGGCAAGATCCCCACTATCTCCATCAACAAGACGGACGGTTGCCACGTCTACCTGAGCAAAGACTCGCTGAGCTGCGAGATCATCAGCGCCAAGAGCTCAGAGATGAACATCCTGGTACCCCAAAAAGACGGAGAGTTT TCGGAGATCCCTGTTCCCGAGCAGTTCAAGACCGTGTGGGACGGGAAAAAACTCGTCACCACAGCAACAGAGATCGCTGGATAA